The genome window TATGGTCACTTttgcaataattatttaattttatattttagttttaaatacgTTCAATGAACTTATATTTTCGTATCTCACCACATCGAATATACAGATGAAAACAGAGTTAAGATCAAGTGTGACCATACAACAAAGTAAAGgatattttaaacttaataCGGTCACTTTTGTTATGCTAATTATGATATGTAAAATGGGCACACTTACAACAATATTTTACATAATATGGCAATTATCTCTCAGCTAAGAATTATTGCTTTCACAAAATTATGACACAATTCGAATGGGAAATTTTGATTCATAAATTCCTTCCTTCTGGCTTTCATTGCCCTCAATATCGAATCTCTGCTGATGATAACCTTTGCCTTGCAACACGCGCTGCAAGTTgcgaaaataaatacaatacaaagtGTATGCATAATTCTGAAGAAATTGCGTTAACTTCCTGTGAAGAATGAAGTGAAACAAATTGGATCAGGCTATTGAGAAAATTCCCTGAACACTTTGCAAGAATTGCACCAGAGACAGACACAACGCTGCGTATACTTGACGACCACTTAAACTCATTCGAATAATGCCACAAAGATCTCGTTAATTGCTATTCGGCAACATGGCTATATACGTAtctttatatactatacataaagagatttacatatattatatatagctGACGATGACGATCTGAATCATAGCAACTCACGATTGCATTGCCTATTTTGGGGCGCTTTCATTCATCGACCATCCAAGGCTTTgacattaaataaacaatgctgggaaaaaattcaaatgaaaattaaaattacaaatagaTGACAATTTTCTCATAGAGGAAAAACTTTTGGGTAGTTCAaacgaaatcgaaatgaaTCGTACGCCTTTGATAAATACTTGAGGTGGGACGATATTTGGTGATGATCTTTGGGTGGGGGATGTTGCAGTAATCGTTTGGCGCCAAGATTCTTTCTATTCTCTATAAAAAATGTCGTCTGTTTTTGGGGGAACTCGACGCGTAGAAGAAAGTGTGAAAATCGTCGCCAACGATTCCGAAATTCTTGAACACACTCGCTGCTGGGAAAGTATTCGAAAAAAATCGcaggaaaataaatatatataaaagtatatgcatacatttttattgtagcTTATATACTACGAAGTTGTGGCAGTgcgtgtatttatttatgtatatgcatgtttataatttatatgcttCAGCATGGCTAATTAATTGTGGAGGGGGTGATGACAGAGAGGAGGGGAAAGGGGGTCAGAATACTGCTGTCATTGACTGTTCTATAGTTTTGACCCTCGCAAAGTTCGATTGGTTTTTTCTGTGTTGTCTCGTGTTGGGGGGCAAAAGATCAGCGCACTTTACAAGCAGCCCAAAACGCGGAGGTCGTCGATGagaaatcatcatcatcatcatcattatgaaCTCTTTGCTGCGCATTTTTGTGCTTTGACTAAGCATTGACTGGGTTTTCCTGTTTCCAAAGAAATTCCTATAAAATGATATGCTTTCGctttgaattgaaatatttgcaatttatgcacCTGTCGCGCTTTTTGTTTAccatttttccttttttgtcaTTGTGGATTCTTCTCTCTAACGTTGCCTAAATGTTTGCACAGCTTACAGAGAACACTTGACTCATAGAcaatgtgtgagtgagtgtgagtgtgtgttaatatgtgtgtgtgtgggagtgtgtatactatatatgacaTTTGGCACTTGAGTGTGAGTGccacaaatatatattcgtatggcatttttctatttccacaatttttcaTTCCATTGCGTTCAGTTCAGGCATTTGGCTGGTTTTTCGCTGTTCGCATTTTTCGGCAATTTTCCCCCGTGGTCAACAGTTGTGTGTTTGCTCAAGAGTTTTCCACGTGAACTACAAGGGATTCTTTCTACTTTTTACGGAAATAAAAGTCAACGTTTtgtgtttaaatatatttgtttgttgtgctcTGCACATGGAAATTTTTCAACTTTGGTAAGGTCAAATGTGCAACGTGATGTGTGTGGGAAAATGCGAGTTGCATCGCTTTCAATTGTGTGTGAAAAATGTCGCCCCTAAAATGAAAAGTCAGTTCTTATCGTGTTATTTAAATGCCGGTTAACTGAGAGGAATCCATTGTGtagaataaaatgaataaaactgTAATTCGTAATATgtaattgattattattattgtggcAACATTTCGCATGTCAATCGTCGTGCTATTTTAATAATCCACTTTTCATTTGTATGCCAAAAAAAGTGTTTCCTGGAATTCCCATATTTATTTCTGacttttgattattattgttgttcatTGCTCATTGTTACTCAACCAACTCGCGTATCCTAGCCGCAAATAACGAACCGAACGAACGAAcgcatgaatgaatgaatatgcTTGAATGATGATGAATACAAAACGatgtacataaattaattggCAATATTGTTGGATTTGTggttcatttaaaaataatcataaatacaagtgcagaggcagaggcagatgAAGGAGCGAAGAGGAGCAATCGGCATCCGCCCACTTCCGTTCGCTCGCTTGGCTCGGCTCGATtgatttgtttacaaaaaCTTCCGGTTCGTGGCCAGTTGTGGACGCTCCCATCATCAGCTGGCAGCGCTTGTGCATCtgcctctcgctctctatctctctctctctctctcactctctgtgtcTCTTAGTCATAAACAAAAGGCCCTTAAACGATGTGATCTCTGGGAGGCAAAGTTCGTcttgttgattgttgtttaCATTGCCTCAAGCAATTTGCCACCTGGTGTCGCGTGTGTATATTTCTTCTCACATCTTGTTGCTTGCCACTCGACATGCTTGATCTCAACTGATTGTTGACTTGCAGTCACTCGTGGATGGCCTGATCGCACGGTTGTGCACACaccgacaacaacgacgacgacgattgCCTCAACTATTTGGAAGCGCTTATAACCGATTTATTGTGTATCGAGCAATTGAGATATGGCTGCAGCATCATCGCAATGGTCAACGCCAAGGTCAATTGGGGAGGGCATTAAAAACAAGATACAGAAAGTTACATGATACAGATTAtagtctcgtctcgtctcgtctatAACCTTGCATAACTCAAAATGTGTGccacaaacataaatatttaatgggCTTTTCTCTACAATTCTCTCTTTACAGCATTTTGGGTCCACCCGCTTTGAAGTATGCCGCCGAGATGAAGCAAACTCTTGGCCAGAACACGCGGCCCATTTACAACTATGCAATGCGCGGCGTCGTCACTTGCTTCACCGGCATACGCAAAAAGGATGAGCTGGTAAGTGGATGCGAGATCTGCTTCTTTTATTGAACAGCAAGCAAAGCTAACAAAACTCTTCTTCATTGCAGACAAAGCTGGTGAATCTCATTCACTCCATGGGCGGCTGCATCAAGAAGGATCTGAACACAAAGACCACGCATCTGATATGCAATCACAGTGGCGGCGAAAAGTATCAGTAAGTGTGCAAGACTAGAAATATAAgagctttcaatttcattttattgattttaattgagACTTATTTAGAATTACTTCGTCAATGACTAGAGTTTGATTAGACTTTCCTTAATTTAATAGAtcattgatttttaaaatattattagtattttcttcaaatattaattgattagCATCACttaaactttatttacttCAACCAAGTATTGACTGTAATAGACCCTTTCATTtggctttatttttttactccAACATACAAATAAAGACTTTACATAAACTGCAATTTCTTTAGATATTAATTGACTCACATCATTTTaagcttaaattaaattgaattattactTTATTGGCATcatttaaacattatttacTTCAACCAAGTATTGACTCTAATAGAcacattaatttttttagatGATTTATTCCAAcgtaaaaattgaaaattgttccatttatttgaaatgtagcatttaaatttattatcagTACTTTTTTCGCTGATCTCTAAACATCTTTAATATGTTAAGAGATAAAAGCTcgaataataatgaatattttaaggTATTTAGACATGTTAAGGAGTCTCCTTTTTGTTAACTTcctcttattattatttatgttgtcAAAAAAGTGAATATTTGAAGGGATTTTAGATATTTTATGGAGTGCttcttttctaattttaatctaattcctattattattatttatattattaaaaagtgaataaattaAGAGGTTTTAAGTGCTTTCTTCCCTCTTTATATTTACttcttttcattattatttattttgataaaaagtCAATACTTAAAGGGATATTAGACATGTTAAATAGTGTTTCCTTTCTCCCTTTTATTTGCTTCCTTTTATTAACATCACTTTCTGCTCTCCACAGATACGCCAAGACCTTTCGGTTGACTGTGGTGCGTCCGGCTTGGGTCTATGCCGCTTGGTCAGCACGCGATTCACTGGAGTTTGAGGCGACGCAAGACAGTTTCACGAAGACGCATCGGCTGAGGGCATTCGAGGGACAGAAGATCTGTTTCTTTGGCTTTCCCGCCGAGGAGCATCAGCACATGGTCGATGTGCTGCTGGAGAATGGCGGAGTCTGTGCTGAACTGGATGATCCCGAGTGCTCGCATGTCGTGAGTTAAACAGCCACTTATTTAGTTACCAACCAATCTTACTTACAGTAGTTGAAGTAAACACTTGCATGCTGGCATTTGGTTTCTTGTTACTTTATTTGTTTGAGTTTGATTTATATTCTATGTGTGTCTTATGGTTCGATTCTCGTGTATATATCTTGCAGGTGATGCCCAATACGGGCGCAGTCTTTACAAGCTCTAGCACTAGCACTACTACTAGCACTGACACTACTACTACTAACCACAGCACTAACCCCAAGCCCCCCCATCCCATAAGCAACACCAGctgtagcagcaacagcagcagcaggaacaacAGTCCAAAACACACACCACCCAACACCACAACTCAATACAATGACGCGGACATTGCTGATCTCTCAGCTGCCGAGCAAAAGGAGTTCAAGATGGAAACATCACCAACTACAGATAAGGAGAATCTAGAAGCGGAGGATCTCGATGATATACACTTTGATGATCGCCTCTTTGTGGAGGCAGCCGACATGCAACAACCAGAGGAGGAATTGCCGCTGCCCGACTCCGCTGACGAGGAAGATGTGCAGGCAAGCACACCCAAGAAGAGCAATCACATGCAGCACAAGTTGGAACAACCAAGCATCACGATCACAGCTGGCACGCCCACCAGCTGCAATGGCAGTCCATCTACCGATGGCTTTCAACCGACCACCGAAAGTCTTTCGCCCATACTCAAAGCACCCGCCAAGCTGCTGGCCATCGAGACAATCAATGAATGCGACATGGAGTCGGATGATTTGCTGGCCACCGAGAATGATTTGAAGCGCAAACGCGACAGCTTTGACAGCGTCTCGCTGATGTCTGTGGATTCGTTTGCTTTGCCCGCCAGCACCAAGAAACCGAAACTAATACGCACCGGTTCCATAACGCGCACCTTGAAGCGTTCCATGAGTTTTGTGGCCGATCGCACGCCCATCATCAAGACGCTGCGCACGCGTCGCAGCTCGATTGCTGGTGCAGATGCTTCCATACTAGGGAGTGAGACACTCGATGCCGCAGATGATTCGGTTTGTTCGCTGGCCAGCAGCATCAGTACAACGCTGAATGAATCCATACGCAAACCAGTCAAGGAGAAGCTGCGCAGCATTTGCGGTCGCATTACACGTAGCAGCAGTCGACGTGTCGAACGTGAAGGAACGCCAGAGTTGGGACTGTTGGACAGCGGTTTCAAGACGCCCAAGGCGCCACTGCAACGTTTTGGCGCCAGCGGAAGTGCATCGGCATCGACGAAGAAAACAGCGAAACGTCTCTTTGGTCCGCCGGTGggtgcaactgctgctgctgctgctgttggaggtggtgttggtgctgctgcatTCACAACAACTAACAATCCCAATGTCATTTGCAATTCCACCACATCCAATGACACTTCATCCACAATTGCCTGCTGTGCTGCTGTCACGGCCATGGTGCCACTTCAAATcacctcatcatcatcaacgtcGCCGTCCCCATCATCGTTGATACCAGCTGTGGAAGTAATTGATGTCGATGGTGTCAAGCAGACACCCgctgcagatgcagatgcagatgagCCAATGGTACACTTAAAATAGCCAGGATAAGGCATACACTTTAACACTTGGAATACGCTTTGAAACGACTCGCATAGGGAATTCTAATTGCAATTGAGAAATGGTTCCCCTCAACGTCTCTTCTCTTCATCGCTTCTCTTTCACACGCTTCTCGCACTTCGCTTCGCCCCTCCACTTGCATTGAAACATTTTGTGCTCTTTATTAAATCGTATTTCATTTCGCGAATCATGTTCGTCACGATTTTATCTGCTTTTTAATCAGATTTAATGATCTCActcttcaaattaaattacatgTTAATTGTTAATGGTTATGTTATGTAGCTTAAGtcataattttttgattttgggTGCGGTAAATTTGACTTCTATCCCTTTATTCTTTTCATATCCAAACACTTCCTCTCTAATGCTATgctatatactttatggtatcCGATCacgcgcaacaacaacaacaaacaaaataagcgtacaaaaaacagaagcagcacaataaatattgataaacatttatttgcgAAAGGCGAGAGCAGCTAAAGCACACGTCGTTTTCGTCGTTCCACGTGAATAAATGTTTCAAATGCCTTCTTCAAACTCACACAAGAACAaaacgcacaaaaaaaaagttgaaataattaaacaatataatgaacacatacatatctaGATCTATAATTCGCGTCAGAGAGACTTTAAAGAATTCCATTTGATTATAGactaacaaatatttgcacaaatgTTTCACTACACTTGAGATGGAAGGAATTTTGTTCAACAATTTGCTTGTTcactcattttttttattcacttttattgCTCACTCCATTTCGTTATTTCCAATTATTCTTGTACATTTTGCTTGCGATTTCTTTTTATGCCGTTTCAAAGTGTGTtgccaaaaaatgaaaaaaaaagatataatgtgtgtgcattaaaaatgttttgtttggcctctttttttttataatgaaGAACATCATCATAtattgtgctgctgctgctgcttctgctgttgctgcgttgTGTGAACACTGTACAATAGATTTAATTAGTTAGACGCATGCGAGTTTCGATCAAATTTATtgggcaacaaacaaaacatttttattccCCACATTTTTGCACTATATAGATTGGCAacaattgttaattatttgtttgttcatTCCATCAGGTTGTCGATCAACACACGGCTGCCGCGAAGCCGGAGCCAAAGAATCACAATACGCACATTCTGAAATCGGATTGGTTCTGGTACACGATCCAGAATGGATACGCCAACGAGATGGACTTTCTATTCGGCGATGTAAGATTGACAGCTCTTTCCCTTTGTTATACATTTATTGACGTATGTGTTTTGTCTGCAGTATCTGGACAGCATTACGAATACGCCCAGCACCGATCGTCGCGATTCGCTGCCTATTAGCTTCAACaagcggaaacggaagcgTTTCTCACAGCGCATTCAATTGGAGGGCACACCTTTGGGCTCGGGCAAGCGACGCTCTTCGGTGTCCGATGCTGGTCTGTTGTCCGTTTCGAATAGCTTCTTTGATTGCACCACCAGTCCTGATAAGCTGGAGAATGATAAACTGTTGCACGCTGAGCCTGAAGCAAGTGAAGCGACGCCCACAAAGAAATCCATGCGCTTCAATCATTTTATGGACTTCTTCACCACAGAGTCGAATTATGTGGGCATTCTAGATACCATATTAAATGTGAGTAGCTTGATGAAATGCCAAAACAATCAGTTCTAATCTCATTCTATTTCACAGctctttaaaaacaaattggaAGAACTCGCGGAGACGAATGATCCACTGCTGAATAAATCAGAGATCAAATCCATCTTTGGCAACTTTCTGCCCATACACGAGGTGCATCAGAGCATGCTGGAGCATTTGCGTAAACTGCACGCCAATTGGCGAGAGGATTGCCTCATTGGCGATATTATCATTCAGCATCGCGATGAACTTATCAAAGCCTATCCGCCCTATGTGAACTTCTATGAGCAGATGAAGGAACAGCTGCTATACTGTGATCGGGAATACCCGCGCTTCCACGCCTTCCTCAAGATCAATCAGACAAAGCCCGAATGCGGTCGCCAGAGTCTACAGGATCTGATGATACGGCCCGTGCAGCGATTGCCTAGCATTAGTCTGCTGCTCAACGATATACTGAAGCACACGGGCAACGCAAATGTGGATCATGCACGTCTTGAGGAGGCGCTGAAGGCCATCAAGCAGGTGACGCTACACATCAATGAGGACAAGCGACGCACAGAGTCACGCATGGCCATCTTTGATATATTCAACGATATCGATGGTTGTCCTGCGCATTTGGTCAGCTCGAATCGCAGCTTCATCTCCAAATGTGAGGTCAACGAGCTGTCCGATTCACTCAGCGGTCGTGGCGATAGTTTGCTGCTATATTTGTTCTCCGATTCCATTGAACTTTGTAAGAAGCGTTCGCGTGGCTTCAACGCAGCCAAATCGCCGAGCACGGCCAAGACGCATAAACACATCAAGCTGATATCACTGAATACGATACGCTTTGTCATTGACATCACGGACAGTCCGCGTGCATTTGGACTGCTGCAGCGTGGCGAGAAGGAGAAGCTATACACATTTAGCATTATCGATGAGGAGACGGATAAGCTGGTCTATCTCAAAAAGCTTTGCATGCAGATTGCAGCGCACACCTGTCGCACAGATGCGGTAAGTAAAAGCGCCAAGTGATGATTGAATTGAGTGCTAACTAAAACTCTTATTCTGCAGGACAAAATGCTGCTGAGTCGCACCTCACTGGAACTGGAAGTGGACATCAGCGATGTGAATGTCAGCACATTGAgcaaagcatttaaattgGCAGCCAAAACGCGCCTGAAggtaattttaattaacagcTCCCAAGTCGAAAGTATGTTTTATTAATCTGTGTAGCTTTTCTCTAGGTGGGACGCGCCTTTTCCTTTAACAAAACACCCAATAAGCTGAAGCGTGCCGTATCCACGATGATGACTTCCCCCTTTGGCAGCACCAACTCCTTGACGCCCGCCTCGCAGTTGGCACAGATGCGTCTTGCCAGCTGCACCAACATTAACGTAAGTTTTAATGACTTCTTTTTGTGTGTACTGGAAtctaattaaaactaatttcaatTACAGGAAGTTGCAGATGAGGATTGCTCAAGCATGCGCAGCAATTCACCATCCGCGCAGTCCGAGATGCTGGTCGTGCCACCTCTTTCTGTGCAGCCCACGCGCAAAAACAAGGCCGTCGTGGGTCGAATTTAGCCATGAATGCTGTTGAGCTGAGATGCTCCCAAAAAGTGTATTCCATTTGaactctctttttttgtgtaggcacaacaaaaaaactcgCTTGAAATGTGTTTCAAATTTGTGCTCAACGTAGGCTAAgcattaacatttaattttaactgtaactattatttcaaaattgtaatCTCACATTCACGCGTCCAATCTCCCTTAGTTTATAAGCTACAAATTCGTAAGTTTCGTTTTGATTGTCAGAGCTTTCGTATTTCGCAAATGTTGAAGCGTTTGCATTCGAATTTGGCGATCTCGAATTGATTTCTGTTCTCCCCAAAGTAAAGTCAAgtctattattaatttgtaaatagttCTCTATTATACGCTAcaactaaaaactaatttttatcGATATGTTCAATGTATAACCGCATAATGTAACTAATTGTATTAGTGACTTGAAATCGCATTCACGCACTGAAAACGTTTTTAATCGGTCATTCTCGATCGATTCGAATCGGTTCGGTTCGATTTCATGTCCTTTCGTCGGCTTGTCGCCACTTTTGCACAAAAGCTGTGAATGTTTACTGagtaaattttttaaaaattatgtaacAGTTAATGTTATACtcaattaatattgttttgagGACGGCGTACAGCTAAGCAGTTTAATCCTAACTGAGTATGATAATCTTAAATATATGAACTATGACATAAATCTATCAAGAATgcgattttttatttctccCATTGTTTTTGGATTTGGCATTCCGCAGGATAAGCGGAAAATGCGCATTATTTCTATAAATGTTGTATATCCTTGCGCATCCTGTCGAAGGATGTAAGGAAGCTCTTAGAAAGCGCGGAATTCAAAAAGATTTGGAAAGTTTCGAGGGAAAAAAAATTCGGTGGGAAGGCTTAAAAAATTTGCACAGAAACTgttcaaaaacacaaaatccAGGATAACTGCTGAACTACTGGCGCGAttgggatgtcctttggccaAGTGATAGATATATTCAAAAGCCatcgattgacactagtttCACTGTTATCCTTTGAAGGACTCTCGAGTTATAACGTATTTTTGCTATAGATAAAATTGCGAATATCTCAGCTCCTGTAAGGACTTTCGTCCTTTTTATTGCACTTTCTGGTCTCTAATGCCAATTTCTATCATTGCTGTAAAGGACATCCAGCTAGTCCTTAAAATGCAGGAGTTACAGCtcattttgtgatttttgATCAATTTTTGCATGGTCCccttaaaaaaatttcaaaaaatttttttcaaaaactttGAATGCAAATCGATAGATTGGGTCTTGATGAGCCCAAAAACCATATCCTTTTCCAATTTACAAGGATGCGAAGAAGTTAAGAGCTAACAGTTAACtaaaatttcttaaacttggagaaaataataattcaatgctgttttaccgattttacggcgaataattttatttgtataatctATAAACACGCATTTTTTGTGACAGAATTTGCTGGAATTTCAATGTGTACAATTTGGGCTGATGCCAGAATAATTTCATATACTACATGCACAATTCTTCAACGACATGCATTGCATAATTACGCGAATCTTATCTCAGCTGTCCATCCTAATCTGTAAATATACAAAGTAGAATACTTTACAGGCTATATACCGATCGAACTGCTGAATTCATTTTCGACATGGCATCCGAATGCAGTTGATATTGCAAATTATGCGACTGTAGATGCAACAATGTTTTCAGCTTAAAGCCAATCTCCAAGACAGCCAATTCATTTGTGTAATTCGCAGTCCAGACAGCTGTagaaatcgaaaataaatgaGTGAGAATTtgataaagtatatataaaatatagtatgaaatatattcgattgacttacaaattttattgcttttgccGCGTATGTTGACGACAGCGCCGCAAATGTCGCTGGCATATTCGAAGGATTCGCCCACCATCATGAGCAAGATGTCCAGCCAAACGCGATCGAGTGCATCCTTCGAGCTCTTGCCCATTGTGAAAAGCCAACGACCACCTTTAATATTGGCCTCGTCTTCCCACATGGGCCTAAGAATGGAGTAGAGTAGATTTAGTAAGTGAaagaatttagtattttatacataCTGAATGCCCTGCTTGAACATATAGTAATCGCAGTTAACCTTGAGTTCCGATGGTGTTTTGATAGTGTAGTACAAACtgaaagtaaaagtaaaattaattttgattaacaGAACGCAAGTCACTGTGAGATACCGCTaagcattttgaataaaagcgaaacagtgaggtattattatta of Drosophila nasuta strain 15112-1781.00 chromosome 3, ASM2355853v1, whole genome shotgun sequence contains these proteins:
- the LOC132790538 gene encoding eukaryotic translation initiation factor 4E1, which codes for MASAEIQIPEPSVFEPNKFLQSRLELQAQAQSPQSAHDAKQELQKPPRDQELEGANNKSVPEQQNEQTYKIEYKHPLEHVWTLWYLENDRTKHWRDMLNEITQIDSIETFWSLYYTIKTPSELKVNCDYYMFKQGIQPMWEDEANIKGGRWLFTMGKSSKDALDRVWLDILLMMVGESFEYASDICGAVVNIRGKSNKISVWTANYTNELAVLEIGFKLKTLLHLQSHNLQYQLHSDAMSKMNSAVRSVYSL